From Diaminobutyricibacter sp. McL0608, one genomic window encodes:
- a CDS encoding DUF1801 domain-containing protein yields MATRDPRVDAYIDGLADWQQEICHALREIVHAAEPDIEETIKRTNRPYFVLDGNVCALLAAKDHVNLFVYDGAIVPDPDGIITAGHDNSTARTVGIKRGGTINADALTVMIRRIADNNRAGGWRAIKAKG; encoded by the coding sequence ATGGCAACACGGGACCCGCGCGTCGACGCCTACATCGACGGTCTGGCCGACTGGCAGCAGGAGATCTGCCATGCGTTACGGGAGATCGTGCACGCGGCGGAACCCGACATCGAGGAGACGATCAAGCGCACGAACCGGCCGTACTTCGTGCTCGACGGCAACGTGTGTGCGTTGCTCGCCGCGAAAGACCACGTCAACCTCTTCGTCTACGACGGAGCGATCGTGCCCGACCCGGATGGGATCATCACGGCCGGCCACGACAATTCGACGGCGCGGACCGTCGGCATCAAGCGTGGCGGGACGATCAACGCCGACGCGCTCACGGTCATGATCCGACGCATCGCCGACAACAACCGTGCAGGCGGCTGGCGCGCCATCAAGGCGAAAGGCTGA